The proteins below come from a single Streptomyces sp. SCSIO 75703 genomic window:
- a CDS encoding FCD domain-containing protein: MSTLAHTMMTAARSADSGLANPGELDRYPYAETAPVDRVGMPAWEGMDPELGRVGRRTAGNRGRGLHGQLVQQLGQMIVSGDLGADRPLVPEEIGQRFEVSRTVVRESLRVLEAKGLVSARPNVGTRVRPVSDWNLLDPDIIEWRAFGPQRDDQRRELTELRWTIEPLAARLAAGHGREDVQQRLSDMVGIMGHAMNQGDALTFSRADSEFHALLIQVAGNRMLEHLSGIVSAALQVSGSPITGCDRPTEASLLQHGRIVDALAAGDGGAAEAAMRQLLTVHPEVERVVPAPREH; this comes from the coding sequence GTGAGTACCCTTGCGCACACCATGATGACCGCCGCCCGCTCCGCCGACTCCGGCCTCGCGAACCCGGGCGAACTCGACCGCTACCCCTACGCCGAGACGGCCCCCGTCGACCGCGTGGGGATGCCCGCCTGGGAAGGGATGGACCCCGAGCTGGGCCGCGTCGGCCGCCGCACCGCCGGCAACCGCGGCCGCGGACTGCACGGGCAACTCGTCCAGCAGCTCGGCCAGATGATCGTTTCGGGCGACCTGGGTGCCGACCGCCCGCTGGTGCCGGAGGAGATCGGCCAGCGTTTCGAGGTCTCCCGTACCGTCGTCCGCGAATCCCTGCGCGTCCTGGAGGCCAAGGGCCTGGTCAGTGCCCGCCCGAACGTCGGCACACGGGTGCGTCCGGTCAGCGACTGGAACCTCCTGGACCCGGACATCATCGAATGGCGTGCCTTCGGCCCGCAGCGCGACGACCAGCGCCGTGAGCTGACCGAACTGCGCTGGACGATCGAGCCCCTGGCCGCGCGCCTCGCCGCCGGGCACGGCCGCGAGGACGTCCAGCAGCGCCTGTCCGACATGGTCGGGATCATGGGTCACGCCATGAACCAGGGCGACGCGCTCACCTTTTCCCGTGCCGACTCCGAGTTCCACGCCCTGCTCATCCAGGTCGCGGGCAACCGCATGCTGGAACACCTGTCCGGGATCGTCTCCGCCGCCCTCCAGGTGTCCGGGAGTCCGATCACCGGCTGTGACCGTCCGACGGAGGCGTCGCTGCTCCAGCACGGCCGGATCGTCGACGCCCTCGCGGCCGGCGACGGCGGCGCGGCCGAGGCGGCCATGCGGCAGCTTCTCACCGTCCACCCCGAGGTCGAACGCGTGGTGCCCGCCCCCCGCGAGCACTGA
- a CDS encoding DNA topoisomerase IV subunit B: MTAETSVPSTALLAGADRDGSNYTARHLLVLEGLEAVRKRPGMYIGSTDSRGLMHCLWEIIDNSVDEALGGYCDHIEVVLHDDASVEVRDNGRGIPVDVEPKTGLSGVEVVMTKLHAGGKFGGGSYAASGGLHGVGASVVNALSGRLDVEIDRAGHTHAISFRRGVPGVFAAMGPDAKFEAKGGLRKGKKIPKSRTGTRVRYWADRQIFLKDARLSLENLHQRARQTAFLVPGLTIVVRDEMGLGDGGSKGEESFRFDGGISEFCEFLATDRPVCDVLRFSGQGAFKETVPVLDEHGQMTPTEVTRELGVDVAMRWGTGYDTTLRSFVNIIATPKGGTHVAGFEQAVAKTVNEVLRAKKMLRVAEDDIVKDDALEGLTAVVTVRLAEPQFEGQTKEVLGTSAARRIVNNVVTKELKAFLTSTKRDGAQQARVVLEKAVAAARTRIAARQHKDAQRRKTALESSSLPAKLADCRSDDVDRSELFIVEGDSALGTAKLARNSEFQALLPIRGKILNVQKSSVTDMLKNAECGAIIQVIGAGSGRTFDIDAARYGKIIMMTDADVDGSHIRTLLLTLFHRYMRPMVEAGRVFAAVPPLHRIELVQPKKGQDKYVYTYSDRELRDKLMQFQAKNVRYKDSIQRYKGLGEMDADQLAETTMDPRRRTLRRINLTDLESAENVFDLLMGNDVAPRKEFISSSAATLDRSRIDA; the protein is encoded by the coding sequence GTGACCGCCGAGACGTCCGTGCCGTCCACTGCGCTGCTGGCAGGAGCAGACCGGGACGGGTCCAACTACACCGCTCGGCACCTGCTCGTCCTGGAAGGGCTCGAGGCCGTGCGCAAGCGGCCCGGCATGTACATCGGATCGACCGACAGCCGCGGTCTGATGCACTGCCTGTGGGAGATCATCGACAACTCCGTCGACGAGGCCCTCGGCGGCTACTGCGACCACATCGAGGTCGTCCTCCACGACGACGCCTCGGTCGAGGTCCGGGACAACGGGCGCGGCATCCCCGTCGACGTGGAGCCCAAGACCGGTCTGTCCGGCGTCGAGGTCGTCATGACCAAGCTGCACGCCGGCGGCAAGTTCGGCGGTGGCTCCTACGCCGCCTCCGGCGGCCTGCACGGCGTCGGCGCCTCCGTGGTGAACGCCCTCTCCGGCCGGCTGGACGTCGAGATCGACCGGGCCGGCCACACTCACGCCATCAGCTTCCGCCGCGGCGTCCCCGGCGTCTTCGCGGCCATGGGGCCGGACGCGAAGTTCGAGGCCAAGGGCGGACTGCGCAAGGGCAAGAAGATCCCCAAGAGCCGCACCGGCACGCGCGTGCGGTACTGGGCGGACCGGCAGATCTTCCTCAAGGACGCGCGGCTCTCCCTGGAGAACCTGCACCAGCGCGCCCGCCAGACCGCCTTCCTGGTGCCCGGCCTGACCATCGTCGTCCGCGACGAGATGGGCCTGGGGGACGGCGGCAGCAAGGGCGAGGAGTCCTTCCGCTTCGACGGCGGCATCAGCGAGTTCTGTGAGTTCCTCGCCACCGACCGGCCCGTCTGCGACGTGCTCCGCTTCAGCGGGCAGGGCGCCTTCAAGGAGACGGTCCCGGTCCTGGACGAGCACGGCCAGATGACGCCGACCGAGGTCACCCGCGAACTCGGCGTCGACGTCGCCATGCGCTGGGGCACGGGGTACGACACCACGCTCCGCTCCTTCGTCAACATCATCGCCACGCCCAAGGGCGGCACCCACGTCGCCGGCTTCGAGCAGGCCGTCGCCAAGACGGTGAACGAGGTGCTGCGCGCCAAGAAGATGCTGCGTGTCGCCGAGGACGACATCGTCAAGGACGACGCCCTGGAGGGGCTGACGGCGGTGGTGACGGTCCGCCTGGCCGAGCCGCAGTTCGAGGGCCAGACCAAGGAGGTGCTCGGCACGTCGGCGGCCCGCCGTATCGTGAACAACGTCGTCACCAAGGAACTCAAGGCGTTCCTGACCTCCACCAAGCGTGACGGCGCCCAGCAGGCCCGTGTGGTCCTGGAGAAGGCGGTCGCCGCCGCCCGCACCCGTATCGCCGCCCGTCAGCACAAGGACGCCCAGCGTCGCAAGACGGCCCTGGAGTCGTCCTCGCTGCCCGCGAAGCTGGCCGACTGCCGCAGCGACGACGTCGACCGCAGCGAGTTGTTCATCGTCGAGGGGGACTCCGCGCTCGGCACGGCCAAGCTCGCCCGGAACTCCGAGTTCCAGGCGCTGCTGCCGATCCGCGGCAAGATCCTCAACGTGCAGAAGTCGTCCGTGACGGACATGCTGAAGAACGCCGAGTGCGGCGCGATCATCCAGGTCATAGGAGCCGGGTCCGGGCGGACCTTCGACATCGACGCGGCCCGGTACGGCAAGATCATCATGATGACCGACGCCGATGTGGACGGCTCCCACATCCGCACGCTGCTGCTGACCCTCTTCCACCGCTACATGCGGCCCATGGTCGAGGCCGGCCGGGTCTTCGCCGCGGTGCCGCCGCTGCACCGCATCGAGCTGGTGCAGCCGAAGAAGGGCCAGGACAAGTACGTCTACACGTACTCGGACCGCGAGCTGCGCGACAAGCTCATGCAGTTCCAGGCCAAGAACGTCCGCTACAAGGACTCCATCCAGCGGTACAAGGGCCTGGGCGAGATGGACGCCGACCAGCTCGCCGAGACCACCATGGACCCGCGCCGCCGCACGCTGCGCCGGATCAACCTCACCGACCTGGAATCCGCGGAGAACGTCTTCGACCTGCTCATGGGCAACGACGTCGCCCCCCGCAAGGAGTTCATCTCCAGCTCGGCGGCGACGCTGGACCGCTCGCGCATCGACGCGTAG
- a CDS encoding response regulator — MIEVLVVDDDTRVARVNTAYVGKVPGFRVAGEAHNAGEALRALETLPRVDLVLLDHYLPDRTGLEVVREMRRRGLQTDVIMVTAARDVSTVRAAMRHGALQYLVKPFTFTGLRSRLEAYAGLHRTLEGGGEAEQAEVDRIFGALSAPSQPGLPKGHSPTTAELVRQCLVKAGGPLSAQEIADRTGVSRQTAQRYLRLLERTGRARLTLKYGEAGRPEHLYEWASGA; from the coding sequence ATGATCGAGGTGCTGGTCGTGGACGACGACACACGGGTCGCCCGGGTCAACACCGCCTATGTCGGCAAGGTGCCCGGTTTCCGCGTCGCCGGGGAGGCGCACAACGCCGGGGAGGCCCTGCGCGCACTGGAGACACTGCCACGGGTGGACCTGGTCCTGCTCGACCACTACCTGCCCGACCGGACCGGACTGGAGGTGGTCCGGGAGATGCGGCGGCGCGGCCTCCAGACCGACGTGATCATGGTGACGGCGGCGCGGGACGTGTCGACCGTCCGGGCCGCGATGCGGCACGGGGCGTTGCAGTACCTGGTCAAGCCGTTCACGTTCACGGGGCTGCGGTCCCGGCTGGAGGCGTACGCGGGGCTGCACCGGACGCTGGAGGGCGGCGGCGAGGCCGAGCAGGCCGAGGTGGACCGCATCTTCGGCGCGCTGTCGGCGCCCTCGCAGCCGGGGCTGCCCAAGGGGCACTCCCCCACCACCGCCGAACTGGTACGGCAGTGCCTGGTGAAGGCGGGCGGACCGCTCTCCGCGCAGGAGATCGCCGACCGGACCGGGGTCAGCCGCCAGACCGCCCAGCGCTACCTCAGGCTCCTGGAACGCACCGGCCGGGCACGGCTCACCCTCAAGTACGGCGAGGCCGGCCGCCCGGAGCACCTCTACGAGTGGGCGTCCGGCGCCTGA
- a CDS encoding sensor histidine kinase, which translates to MSATPPAGRLRLCLPRRAFSQVLLMQLAVATGVTVLATGLFLAPLGDQLDDQAMRRALAIAQTTAQQPQIVRDLRTPPTPDGPVQREAERIRKATRAEYVVVMDLRGVRWSHTDPGRIGEVVSTDPGDALAGHEVMEIDSGTLGRSARGKVPLRDGDGTIVGAVSVGIAYDSVRARLVHAIPGLLAYAGGALAVGALAAWLVSRRVQRQTRDLAFSDIASLLAEREAMLHGIREGVVALDRGGRIRLLNDEAQRLLDIGGEAVGRVPDEALGAGRTADVLAGRVTGTDLLTVRGRRVLVANRMPTDDGGAVATLRDRTELERLGRELDSTRGLIDALRAQDHEHANRMHTLLGLLELEMYEEAVEFVGEAVGDHRATAEQIAERVRDPLLAALLVGKATVAAERGVALWVSDRTRLPDRLVDPRGLATIVGNLVDNAWEAVAGTPHARVEVEVRTEGRSVTLRVRDTGPGILPEHRELVFTEGWSTKEPPAHRPRGIGLCLVRRLAERQGGSAVAAGAPGGGAEFVVVLPEALAPPEPEPVPEPVPEPVPEAEQAPTAPVRAAGTGPATTDATTTAVFRTAAEEGSR; encoded by the coding sequence ATGAGTGCCACACCCCCCGCCGGGCGCCTGCGCCTGTGCCTGCCCCGCCGGGCCTTCTCGCAGGTGCTGCTGATGCAGCTCGCGGTGGCCACGGGGGTCACGGTGCTCGCCACGGGCCTCTTCCTCGCGCCGCTCGGCGATCAGCTCGACGACCAGGCAATGCGCCGCGCCCTGGCCATCGCGCAGACCACCGCGCAGCAGCCGCAGATCGTGCGGGACCTGCGCACCCCGCCGACGCCCGACGGGCCGGTGCAGCGCGAGGCCGAACGGATCCGGAAGGCCACGCGGGCCGAGTACGTCGTCGTGATGGACCTGCGCGGCGTGCGCTGGTCGCACACCGACCCCGGGCGGATCGGCGAGGTGGTCTCCACCGACCCCGGCGACGCGCTGGCCGGGCACGAGGTCATGGAGATCGACAGCGGGACGCTGGGCCGCTCCGCCCGCGGCAAGGTGCCGTTGCGGGACGGCGACGGCACGATCGTGGGCGCCGTCTCGGTCGGCATCGCCTACGACAGCGTGCGGGCACGGCTCGTCCACGCCATCCCCGGGCTGCTCGCCTACGCGGGCGGCGCCCTGGCCGTCGGCGCGCTGGCCGCCTGGCTCGTCTCCCGCCGGGTCCAGCGACAGACCCGTGACCTGGCCTTCTCCGATATCGCCTCGCTGCTCGCCGAGCGGGAGGCCATGCTGCACGGCATCCGGGAGGGCGTCGTCGCTCTGGACCGCGGCGGCCGTATCCGCCTCCTCAACGACGAGGCGCAGCGCCTCCTGGACATCGGCGGCGAGGCGGTGGGCCGCGTACCCGACGAGGCGCTCGGCGCGGGCCGCACCGCCGACGTCCTGGCCGGCCGGGTGACCGGCACCGACCTGCTGACGGTGCGCGGCCGGCGCGTCCTGGTTGCCAACCGGATGCCCACCGACGACGGCGGCGCCGTCGCCACCCTGCGCGACCGCACCGAACTGGAACGGCTCGGCCGGGAACTGGACTCCACCCGCGGCCTGATCGACGCCCTGCGCGCCCAGGACCACGAGCACGCCAACCGCATGCACACCCTGCTGGGCCTGCTCGAACTGGAGATGTACGAGGAGGCCGTGGAGTTCGTCGGCGAGGCCGTCGGCGACCACCGGGCGACCGCGGAACAGATCGCCGAGCGGGTCCGGGACCCGCTGCTCGCCGCGCTGCTGGTCGGCAAGGCGACCGTCGCGGCCGAGCGCGGGGTGGCGCTGTGGGTCTCCGACCGGACCCGGCTGCCGGACCGCCTCGTCGATCCCCGCGGGCTGGCCACCATCGTCGGGAACCTCGTCGACAACGCGTGGGAAGCGGTCGCGGGCACGCCACACGCACGGGTGGAGGTCGAGGTGCGGACCGAGGGGCGGTCCGTGACGCTGCGGGTGCGCGACACCGGGCCCGGCATCCTGCCCGAGCACCGCGAACTGGTGTTCACGGAGGGCTGGTCCACGAAGGAGCCCCCCGCCCACCGCCCGCGCGGCATCGGGCTCTGTCTGGTCCGCCGGCTCGCCGAACGGCAGGGCGGCAGCGCCGTGGCGGCCGGGGCACCCGGCGGGGGCGCGGAGTTCGTCGTGGTCCTGCCCGAGGCGCTCGCCCCACCGGAGCCCGAGCCGGTCCCCGAGCCGGTCCCCGAGCCGGTCCCCGAGGCGGAGCAGGCGCCGACCGCCCCGGTCCGTGCGGCCGGCACCGGCCCCGCCACCACCGACGCCACCACCACCGCCGTGTTCCGTACCGCCGCCGAGGAGGGTTCCCGATGA
- a CDS encoding DUF485 domain-containing protein, whose amino-acid sequence MQPRNDLHHAAGGGPAHPAGRDRSLAEAPADPGYDDPWYDALASNWGEAVAPGTPAAAAPSTRPDGEPAPRGAADVYLEVQRSTAFREVRGRYRGFVVPAVTGFFLWYVAYVVTATTAPGLMARPVAGAVNVAMIAGLGQFLTTFLLTWAYARHARLRRDKAALDLRWDTQELTRALRGGTS is encoded by the coding sequence ATGCAGCCACGCAACGATCTCCACCATGCCGCCGGAGGGGGACCCGCGCACCCGGCCGGCCGGGACCGGTCCCTCGCCGAGGCACCCGCGGACCCGGGGTACGACGACCCCTGGTACGACGCCCTCGCCTCCAACTGGGGCGAGGCGGTGGCCCCGGGCACCCCCGCGGCGGCGGCGCCGTCGACCCGCCCGGACGGGGAGCCGGCCCCCCGGGGCGCGGCCGACGTGTACCTGGAGGTCCAGCGTTCCACCGCCTTCCGGGAGGTGCGCGGCCGGTACCGGGGATTCGTCGTCCCCGCCGTCACCGGCTTCTTCCTCTGGTACGTCGCCTACGTGGTGACCGCCACCACCGCCCCCGGCCTGATGGCCCGCCCCGTGGCCGGCGCGGTCAACGTGGCGATGATCGCCGGGCTGGGTCAGTTCCTCACCACGTTCCTGCTCACCTGGGCCTACGCCCGCCACGCGCGGCTGCGCCGGGACAAGGCCGCCCTCGACCTGCGCTGGGACACCCAGGAACTGACCCGCGCTCTGCGGGGCGGGACCTCGTGA
- a CDS encoding RNA polymerase sigma factor, whose amino-acid sequence MSASTSRTLPPEIAESVSVMALIERGKAEGQIAGDDVRRAFEADQIPATQWKNVLRSLNQILEEEGVTLMVSAAEPKRTRKSVAAKSPAKRTATKSVAKAVTSRKAAAPAAPAAPAAEAAEEEAPVKKAAAKKTTAKKAAAKKTTAKKAAAKKATAKKDEADLPEDEAIEEPKAAAEEPEGTENAGFVLSDEDEDDAPAQQVAAAGATADPVKDYLKQIGKVPLLNAEQEVELAKRIEAGLFAEDKLANSDKLAPKLKRELEIIAEDGRRAKNHLLEANLRLVVSLAKRYTGRGMLFLDLIQEGNLGLIRAVEKFDYTKGYKFSTYATWWIRQAITRAMADQARTIRIPVHMVEVINKLARVQRQMLQDLGREPTPEELAKELDMTPEKVIEVQKYGREPISLHTPLGEDGDSEFGDLIEDSEAVVPADAVSFTLLQEQLHSVLDTLSEREAGVVSMRFGLTDGQPKTLDEIGKVYGVTRERIRQIESKTMSKLRHPSRSQVLRDYLD is encoded by the coding sequence GTGTCGGCCAGCACATCCCGTACGCTCCCGCCGGAGATCGCCGAGTCCGTCTCTGTCATGGCGCTCATTGAGCGGGGAAAGGCTGAGGGGCAGATCGCCGGCGATGACGTGCGTCGGGCCTTCGAAGCTGACCAGATTCCGGCCACTCAGTGGAAGAACGTACTGCGCAGCCTCAACCAGATCCTCGAGGAAGAGGGTGTGACGCTGATGGTCAGTGCCGCAGAGCCCAAGCGCACCCGCAAGAGCGTCGCAGCGAAGAGCCCCGCCAAGCGCACCGCCACCAAGTCGGTCGCCAAGGCGGTGACCAGCAGGAAGGCAGCCGCTCCCGCCGCTCCGGCAGCGCCCGCCGCCGAGGCCGCCGAGGAAGAGGCGCCGGTCAAGAAGGCCGCTGCGAAGAAGACGACCGCCAAGAAGGCGGCGGCGAAGAAGACCACCGCCAAGAAGGCGGCGGCCAAGAAGGCGACCGCCAAGAAGGACGAGGCGGACCTTCCCGAGGACGAGGCGATCGAGGAGCCGAAGGCCGCCGCAGAGGAGCCCGAGGGCACCGAGAACGCCGGGTTCGTCCTCTCCGACGAGGACGAGGACGACGCCCCCGCGCAGCAGGTCGCCGCGGCCGGCGCCACCGCCGACCCCGTCAAGGACTACCTCAAGCAGATCGGCAAGGTCCCCCTGCTCAACGCCGAGCAGGAGGTCGAGCTGGCCAAGCGCATCGAGGCGGGCCTCTTCGCCGAGGACAAGCTGGCCAACTCCGACAAGCTCGCCCCCAAGCTCAAGCGCGAGCTGGAGATCATCGCCGAGGACGGCCGCCGCGCCAAGAACCACCTCCTGGAGGCCAACCTCCGCCTGGTGGTCTCCCTGGCCAAGCGCTACACCGGCCGCGGCATGCTCTTCCTGGACCTCATCCAGGAGGGCAACCTCGGTCTGATCCGCGCGGTGGAGAAGTTCGACTACACCAAGGGTTACAAGTTCTCCACGTACGCCACCTGGTGGATCCGGCAGGCGATCACCCGCGCCATGGCCGACCAGGCCCGTACCATCCGCATCCCGGTGCACATGGTCGAGGTCATCAACAAGCTGGCCCGCGTGCAGCGCCAGATGCTCCAGGACCTGGGCCGCGAGCCCACCCCGGAGGAGCTGGCCAAGGAACTCGACATGACCCCCGAGAAGGTCATCGAGGTCCAGAAGTACGGGCGCGAGCCGATCTCCCTGCACACCCCGCTCGGCGAGGACGGTGACAGCGAGTTCGGTGACCTCATCGAGGACTCCGAGGCGGTCGTGCCGGCCGACGCCGTCAGCTTCACGCTCCTCCAGGAGCAGCTCCACTCGGTGCTCGACACCCTGTCCGAGCGCGAGGCCGGCGTCGTCTCCATGCGCTTCGGCCTCACCGACGGCCAGCCGAAGACCCTGGACGAGATCGGCAAGGTCTACGGCGTGACGCGCGAGCGCATCCGCCAGATCGAGTCGAAGACCATGTCGAAGCTGCGCCACCCCTCGCGTTCGCAGGTCCTGCGCGACTACCTCGACTAG
- a CDS encoding cation acetate symporter has product MNADHERLALVLFGSFVAVTLAITAWAGRTRRGSTEEFYAGGRLFTPMENGFAISGDYMSAASFLGISGLIALNGYDGMLYSVGFLVAWLVVLMLVAELVRNCGRFTLADVVAARMRERPVRLATGTSSVTVSVLYLVAQMVGAGSLVALLLGGTGEAARTWTVIGVGALMVVYVSLGGMRATTWIQIVKAVLLLGGTLTLTALVLVRFHGDLDRLLRAAAERSGHGEAFLAPGLAYGGDWTSRIDFVSLGLALVLGTAGLPHILSRFYTVPTARAARRSVVWSIGLIGTFYLMTIVLGFGAAALVGPDAVRASHAAGNTAVPLLALDLGGGADSTGGTVLFAVVAAVAFATILAVVAGVTLASSASVAHDLYASLRRRSGGRWGEVAVARIAAVGIGAVAIGLGLLARDLNVAFLVGLAFAVAASANLPVLLYSLFWCRFTTRGAVWAVYGGLVPAIVLVLLSPVVSGSPESLFPGVDFHLFPLRNPGLVSIPLGFAAGWIGTVTSAEPPDEARHAEVEVRSLTGAGAV; this is encoded by the coding sequence GTGAACGCCGACCACGAGAGACTGGCCCTGGTCCTCTTCGGCAGCTTCGTCGCCGTCACGTTGGCGATCACCGCCTGGGCCGGACGCACACGCCGGGGCTCCACGGAGGAGTTCTACGCCGGCGGGCGTCTGTTCACTCCGATGGAGAATGGTTTTGCCATCAGCGGCGACTACATGTCGGCCGCCTCCTTCCTCGGCATCTCCGGCCTCATCGCCCTCAACGGCTACGACGGCATGCTGTACTCGGTGGGTTTCCTGGTGGCCTGGCTGGTCGTGCTGATGCTCGTCGCCGAACTGGTCCGCAACTGCGGCCGGTTCACCCTCGCCGACGTCGTCGCCGCGCGCATGCGCGAGCGGCCGGTGCGCCTGGCCACCGGCACCTCCTCGGTCACCGTCTCGGTCCTCTACCTGGTCGCCCAGATGGTCGGCGCCGGCAGCCTCGTCGCGCTGCTGCTCGGCGGCACCGGCGAGGCGGCCCGCACCTGGACCGTCATCGGCGTCGGCGCGCTCATGGTGGTCTACGTGTCGCTGGGCGGGATGCGGGCCACCACCTGGATCCAGATCGTCAAGGCCGTCCTGCTGCTCGGCGGCACCCTCACCCTCACCGCGCTCGTCCTGGTCCGCTTCCACGGCGACCTGGACCGGCTGCTGCGCGCCGCGGCCGAACGCAGCGGGCACGGGGAGGCGTTCCTCGCGCCGGGCCTGGCGTACGGCGGGGACTGGACCTCACGCATCGACTTCGTGAGCCTCGGACTCGCCCTCGTGCTGGGCACGGCCGGGCTCCCGCACATCCTGTCCCGCTTCTACACCGTGCCCACCGCCCGCGCGGCCCGGCGCTCGGTCGTCTGGTCCATCGGCCTCATCGGCACCTTCTACCTGATGACCATCGTGCTGGGTTTCGGCGCCGCCGCCCTCGTCGGACCGGACGCCGTCCGGGCCTCCCACGCCGCCGGGAACACGGCCGTCCCGCTGCTCGCGCTGGACCTGGGTGGCGGAGCCGACTCCACCGGCGGCACGGTGCTCTTCGCGGTCGTCGCCGCGGTCGCCTTCGCCACCATCCTCGCGGTGGTCGCGGGCGTCACGCTGGCCTCCTCCGCCTCCGTCGCCCACGACCTGTACGCGAGCCTGCGCCGCCGCTCCGGAGGCCGCTGGGGCGAGGTCGCCGTGGCGCGGATCGCCGCCGTCGGCATCGGCGCGGTCGCCATCGGCCTCGGACTGCTCGCCCGCGACCTGAACGTCGCCTTCCTGGTGGGCCTCGCCTTCGCGGTCGCCGCCTCCGCCAACCTGCCGGTGCTGCTCTACTCGCTGTTCTGGTGCCGTTTCACCACCCGGGGTGCCGTGTGGGCGGTCTACGGCGGGCTCGTCCCGGCCATCGTCCTCGTCCTGCTCTCGCCCGTGGTCTCCGGCAGCCCGGAGTCCCTCTTCCCGGGCGTCGACTTCCATCTCTTCCCGCTCCGGAACCCCGGCCTGGTCTCCATCCCGCTGGGCTTCGCCGCGGGCTGGATCGGCACGGTCACCTCGGCCGAGCCGCCGGACGAGGCCCGGCACGCCGAGGTCGAGGTGCGGTCCCTGACCGGCGCGGGGGCCGTGTAG